One window of Pelmatolapia mariae isolate MD_Pm_ZW linkage group LG18, Pm_UMD_F_2, whole genome shotgun sequence genomic DNA carries:
- the abhd4 gene encoding (Lyso)-N-acylphosphatidylethanolamine lipase, whose protein sequence is MDNPATIAPVQNDCETETSSAWSWWPSWRPTSMSLLKTTESKILACIQNDLWARFVTLQNQYRIWTLTITNKAVRKPVEQAPKTPLVMVHGFGGGVGLWIRNLDALSRSRPVYAFDLLGFGRSSRPPFPSDATKAEEQFVDSIEQWRQSVGLENMILLGHSLGGYLATSYAIQYPSRVSHLILVDPWGFPERPKVQNQQAQGTDVVKRPSPPRWVKAILAVVTLFNPLAVIRAAGPLGPGLVNRFRPDFKRKFEDLFDDDTMTQYIYHCNAQTPSGEVGFRAMTESLGWAKRPMLDRVHQLPASMPVTLLYGAQSWVDSSSGDRMAQIRNHSNTRVLLINEASHHVYADQPWEFNRVVENICKSVN, encoded by the exons ATGGATAACCCTGCGACCATAGCACCTGTACAGAACGATTGTGAAACAGA GACAAGTTCAGCTTGGAGCTGGTGGCCTTCCTGGCGCCCTACCTCCATGTCCCTTTTGAAGACAACTGAATCTAAGATTCTTGCCT GTATTCAGAATGATCTATGGGCCAGATTTGTGACCCTACAAAACCAGTACCGGATATGGACTCTGACCATCACCAACAAGGCGGTTCGCAAACCTGTAGAACAAG CGCCTAAGACTCCACTGGTGATGGTTCACGGCTTTGGAGGAGGGGTGGGTCTGTGGATCAGGAACCTAGATGCCCTGAGCCGGTCAAGGCCCGTCTACGCATTTGACCTCCTTGGTTTTGGCAGGAGTTCCAGGCCTCCCTTCCCTTCAGATGCTACCAAGGCAGAGGAGCAGTTTGTGGACTCTATTGAACAGTGGAGGCAGTCTGTAGGCCTGGAGAACATGATTCTGCTGGGACACAGCCTGGGGGGTTACCTGGCGACCTCCTATGCCATTCAGTATCCATCTAG agTATCACACCTTATCCTGGTAGATCCCTGGGGTTTTCCAGAGCGACCTAAGGTCCAGAACCAGCAGGCCCAGGGGACAGATGTGGTGAAGAGGCCGTCCCCTCCCCGCTGGGTGAAGGCTATCCTAGCAGTCGTTACCCTCTTCAACCCACTTGCTGTGATTAGAGCAGCGGGACCGTTGG GTCCGGGCTTGGTGAACAGATTCCGTCCTGATTTCAAAAGGAAGTTTGAAGATCTGTTTGATGACGACACCATGACCCAGTACATCTACCACTGTAACGCACAAACACCAAG TGGAGAGGTGGGTTTCAGGGCCATGACGGAGTCCTTGGGATGGGCTAAGAGGCCGATGCTGGATCGGGTTCATCAGCTGCCCGCCTCCATGCCTGTCACTCTGCTGTATGGAGCACAGTCCTGGGTGGACAGCTCATCCGGAGACAGAATGGCTCAGATTAGGAACCACTCCAACACCAGAGTGCTG CTGATAAATGAAGCCTCCCACCACGTGTACGCTGATCAACCATGGGAGTTCAACAGAGTTGTTGAAAATATTTGTAAATCTGTGAACTGA
- the dad1 gene encoding dolichyl-diphosphooligosaccharide--protein glycosyltransferase subunit DAD1 has protein sequence MSNSVISVISRFLDEYGTTTPNKLKVVDAYLLYILLTGALQFLYCLLVGTFPFNSFLSGFISCVGSFILAVCLRIQINPQNKGDFLSISPERAFADFLFAHTVLHLVVMNFIG, from the exons ATGTCGAACTCAGTGATATCTGTTATTTCTCGGTTTCTGGACGAGTACGGCACCACGACGCCCAACAAACTCAAAGTGGTGGACGCATATCTGCTGTATATCTTGTTAACTGGAGCCCTGCAGTTCCTCTACTGTCTCCTCGTCGGCACCTTTCCATTCAATAGCTTTCTCTCGGGCTTCATCTCTTGCGTGGGCTCTTTTATTCTCGCAG tgtgtcTTCGTATCCAGATCAACCCACAAAACAAAGGAGATTTTCTGTCCATCTCCCCAGAGAGAGCCTTCGCCGACTTCCTGTTCGCTCACACCGTCCTCCATCTCGTTGTGATGAATTTCATTGGCTGA